A genomic segment from Propionibacteriaceae bacterium ZF39 encodes:
- a CDS encoding pitrilysin family protein, with amino-acid sequence MSTRPLLQPPAAWTYPLPTEHRLDNGMRVLVHQVPGQRVISANLVLDVPLSAEDAAIEGVATICARALDEGTTDHPGDAFAEALETEGAAFMASQGQSSLQAMIDVPATRFPRALELLAEGVRRPELRDADSARHVALRLAELDQLRANSAQLASWAFRNAVFAPETRAQRLPGGEPGTVEAVTPDQVREFHRRHYGPRGATLVLAGDFAEDPVPLAAGAFADWATPDQATTSHQACRPATPTALLVDRPDSVQADIRFGGSGIDRHDPRWPDFQVGSYAVGGAFLSRLNKVLREERGYTYGVSLQNAPLRSGGTFTVAGSFRTEVVAPALEEARRLLDISATPITSDEVTDAVNYFAGVSPLRYATADGIADQTASIVAQGLELDYVNTYLAGIRAATPESASRAYAEVIDLDALTLVVVGDATVLEPALNDAGFAVTVR; translated from the coding sequence ATGAGCACCCGCCCCCTACTGCAGCCGCCCGCCGCCTGGACCTATCCCCTGCCCACCGAACACCGGCTGGACAACGGCATGCGGGTCCTCGTGCATCAGGTGCCCGGCCAGCGCGTGATCTCCGCCAACCTGGTCCTCGACGTTCCGCTGTCGGCCGAGGACGCCGCGATCGAAGGCGTCGCCACCATCTGCGCCCGCGCCCTCGACGAGGGCACCACGGATCATCCGGGCGATGCGTTCGCCGAGGCACTCGAGACCGAGGGTGCGGCCTTCATGGCCAGCCAGGGGCAGTCCAGCCTGCAGGCCATGATCGACGTCCCGGCAACCCGCTTCCCCCGGGCGCTCGAGCTGCTCGCCGAAGGCGTACGCCGGCCCGAACTCCGCGACGCCGACTCGGCGCGTCACGTCGCGCTCCGCCTGGCCGAACTGGATCAGCTCCGGGCCAATTCGGCGCAGCTGGCCTCCTGGGCTTTCCGCAACGCGGTGTTCGCTCCGGAAACCCGGGCCCAGCGGCTCCCCGGTGGCGAGCCCGGAACCGTCGAGGCCGTGACCCCCGACCAGGTGCGGGAATTCCATCGCCGGCACTATGGCCCGCGTGGGGCCACCCTCGTGCTGGCCGGGGACTTCGCCGAGGATCCCGTGCCGTTGGCGGCGGGAGCGTTCGCGGACTGGGCCACACCGGACCAGGCCACGACCAGCCATCAGGCCTGCAGGCCTGCCACCCCGACGGCCCTGCTGGTCGATCGGCCCGACTCGGTGCAGGCAGACATCCGTTTCGGCGGCTCAGGGATCGACCGGCACGATCCGCGCTGGCCCGACTTCCAGGTGGGGAGCTATGCCGTCGGCGGGGCGTTCCTCAGCCGACTCAACAAGGTGCTGCGGGAGGAACGTGGCTACACCTACGGCGTGAGCCTGCAGAACGCTCCCCTGCGCTCGGGCGGCACGTTCACGGTGGCCGGCTCCTTCCGGACCGAGGTCGTGGCCCCGGCCCTGGAGGAAGCGCGTCGGCTCCTCGACATCAGTGCCACCCCGATCACCTCCGACGAGGTCACCGACGCGGTCAACTACTTCGCGGGCGTCTCTCCCCTGCGGTACGCCACAGCGGACGGCATCGCCGACCAGACGGCGTCGATCGTCGCACAGGGGCTCGAACTCGACTACGTCAACACTTATCTGGCCGGGATCCGTGCCGCCACACCGGAGTCGGCGAGCCGGGCGTACGCCGAGGTCATCGACCTTGATGCGCTGACGCTCGTGGTCGTCGGCGACGCGACCGTGCTCGAGCCCGCACTCAACGACGCGGGCTTCGCCGTCACCGTGCGCTGA
- a CDS encoding pitrilysin family protein, translating into MDSGGYPLHDSRLDNGLRVIVSPDHLAPAVAVNLWYDVGSRHEEPGRTGFAHLFEHLMFQGSANVESGQHIALMQAAGAAVNATTWFDRTNYFEALPTGGLELALWLEADRMATLLDAVGQDNLDNQREVVKEEKRQRYDNVPYGDVMERLVALTFPADHPYGHTTIGSMADLDAASLDYVHHFFRTHYRPNNCALTLAGDVTAEDGRALAERYFGHIPPGDLPPDPPEPELGPITDHPREETGANVPADAAYFTWRLPALGTREIDAVDLALSIIGGSQTSRFHRALVREQELSTGAGSSALQLIGGHSFGFASARAREDVAIEKVEEAMVAELDRFAADGPSDDEVRRAHAQFERHWLQSLARIESRADQISAAATLLDDPGRINTRIDTVTSIGADEIAAAARAHLSPVHRATLIYRQENR; encoded by the coding sequence ATGGATTCCGGCGGTTACCCCCTGCACGACTCGCGGCTCGACAACGGCCTGCGTGTCATCGTCAGCCCCGATCATCTGGCCCCGGCCGTGGCGGTCAACCTTTGGTATGACGTGGGTTCCCGCCACGAGGAGCCCGGCCGCACCGGCTTCGCCCACCTGTTCGAGCATCTGATGTTCCAGGGTTCGGCCAACGTGGAGTCGGGCCAGCACATCGCGCTGATGCAAGCGGCCGGTGCGGCCGTGAACGCCACCACGTGGTTCGACCGCACGAACTACTTCGAGGCGCTCCCCACCGGCGGGCTCGAGCTCGCCCTCTGGCTCGAGGCCGATCGCATGGCCACGCTCCTGGACGCCGTCGGCCAGGACAACCTCGACAACCAGCGGGAGGTCGTCAAGGAGGAGAAGCGCCAGCGCTACGACAACGTGCCCTACGGCGACGTGATGGAGCGACTGGTCGCGCTGACCTTCCCGGCCGATCACCCCTATGGCCACACCACCATCGGTTCGATGGCCGACCTCGACGCGGCAAGCCTCGACTACGTCCACCACTTCTTCCGGACCCACTATCGGCCCAACAACTGCGCCCTGACCCTGGCCGGCGATGTCACCGCAGAAGACGGTCGCGCCCTCGCCGAGCGCTACTTCGGCCACATTCCGCCCGGGGACCTCCCACCGGACCCGCCGGAACCCGAGTTGGGTCCGATCACCGACCACCCGCGCGAGGAGACCGGCGCGAACGTGCCCGCCGACGCGGCGTACTTCACCTGGCGCCTCCCCGCCCTCGGCACCCGCGAGATCGACGCGGTGGACCTCGCCCTGTCGATCATCGGCGGCAGCCAGACGAGCCGCTTCCATCGCGCACTCGTCCGCGAGCAGGAGCTTTCCACCGGTGCCGGCTCGTCCGCGCTGCAGCTCATCGGCGGGCATTCCTTCGGATTTGCCTCGGCCCGGGCCCGGGAGGACGTCGCGATCGAGAAGGTCGAGGAAGCCATGGTCGCCGAGCTCGACCGGTTCGCGGCCGACGGCCCGAGCGACGACGAGGTACGCCGGGCCCACGCCCAGTTCGAGCGCCACTGGCTCCAGTCCCTGGCCCGGATCGAGAGCCGCGCCGACCAGATCTCTGCTGCCGCGACGCTCCTGGACGACCCGGGTCGCATCAACACGCGGATCGACACCGTCACGTCGATCGGAGCCGACGAGATCGCGGCTGCGGCCCGCGCCCATCTCTCCCCCGTCCACCGCGCCACCCTGATCTATCGGCAGGAGAACCGATGA